One genomic region from Augochlora pura isolate Apur16 chromosome 7, APUR_v2.2.1, whole genome shotgun sequence encodes:
- the LOC144471944 gene encoding tyrosine-protein phosphatase non-receptor type 2-like isoform X2, producing the protein MTSQETRDQGISNVETEYLEINLKAAWPILFQHIRNECSNFTYTSNESKKSRNKNLNRYRDVAPYDHSRIVLKKGACDYINANLIQVDRAHRQYILTQGPLENTAGHFWLMVWEQASKAVLMLNKVIEKNQVKCYQYWPLNDLSVDVMTFSDVGIKVEYVSKTESSDYTTTILKLTDLESKDSREILHFHYTTWPDFGVPQSPTAFLRFLADVRQSGALDQNVGPPVVHCSAGIGRSGTFCLVDTCLVLIEENGLNSVNVRDVLIEMRRSRMGLIQTPEQLRFSYAAIIEGAKQLPSNNNVDNEIDTNHYDVVNNISHSSVEEEDEPPPLPPPRGESLTRSMMTDLTSNATTRNDELGGPPDKPLPSEPPIQTETSAVSMPNETTSDGENSLQTSSPPSSPDMKSEIRLRHKEKKERLAAYVREIKRRQKETEEWQKLKRSLFKPLSIGIGAAIVGGGILAICGYLYMRG; encoded by the exons catATACGTAATGAATGCAGCAATTTTACATACACAAGCAATGAATCAAAGAAATCACGGAACAAGAATTTGAACCGTTATAGAGATGTTGCTCCGTACGATCATAGCAGAATTGTCCTCAAGAAGGGGGCATGCGACTATATCAATGCCAACCTTATTCAG GTTGATCGAGCTCACAGACAATATATTCTTACTCAAGGACCATTGGAAAACACAGCTGGTCATTTTTGGTTAATGGTATGGGAGCAAGCCTCTAAAGCAgtgttaatgttaaataaagtaattgaaaagaatCAAGTTAAATGTTATCAGTATTGGCCTCTTAATGATTTATCAGTTGATGTGATGACATTTTCTGATGTTGGTATAAAAGTAGAATATGTCAGCAAAACAGAATCATCGGATTACACAACTACAATATTGAA ATTAACAGATTTGGAATCAAAAGACAGTAGGGAAATACTACATTTTCACTATACTACTTGGCCAGATTTCGGCGTGCCACAGAGTCCAACGGCCTTTCTTCGTTTTTTGGCCGATGTCAGGCAATCAGGAGCATTAGATCAAAATGTTGGGCCACCAGTTGTGCATTGTTCTGCAGGTATTGGAAGATCGGGAACATTTTGCTTAGTCGACACATGCCTTGTTTTG ATAGAAGAAAACGGATTGAATTCTGTAAATGTGAGAGACGTGTTGATTGAAATGAGAAGATCCAGAATGGGTTTAATTCAAACGCCGGAACAATTAAGATTTTCATATGCTGCTATCATCGAAGGAGCAAAACAGTTGCCATCGAATAAC AATGTTGATAACGAGATAGACACGAACCATTACGAcgtagttaataatattagccATTCTTCcgtcgaagaagaagacgagcCACCTCCTTTGCCACCTCCACGAGGTGAATCCTTAACACGTAGTATGATGACAGACTTGACTTCAAATGCAACGACAAGGAACG ATGAATTAGGTGGACCTCCTGATAAACCATTGCCCAGTGAGCCGCCTATTCAAACGGAAACATCTGCTGTTTCAATGCCGAATGAAACTACTAGCGACGGTGAAAACTCTTTGCAGACAAGTAGTCCTCCGTCCAGTCCAGATAT GAAAAGCGAAATACGTCTGCGTCacaaagaaaagaaggaaCGTTTGGCAGCATACGTACGGGAGATCAAGCGTCGACAAAAGGAGACAGAAGAATGGCAAAAGCTCAAGAGGTCATTATTTAAGCCCCTTTCAATAGGCATAGGTGCCGCAATTGTTGGTGGGGGTATTCTAGCAATCTGTGGCTACTTGTACATGCGTGGTTAG
- the LOC144471944 gene encoding tyrosine-protein phosphatase non-receptor type 2-like isoform X1 codes for MTSQETRDQGISNVETEYLEINLKAAWPILFQHIRNECSNFTYTSNESKKSRNKNLNRYRDVAPYDHSRIVLKKGACDYINANLIQVDRAHRQYILTQGPLENTAGHFWLMVWEQASKAVLMLNKVIEKNQVKCYQYWPLNDLSVDVMTFSDVGIKVEYVSKTESSDYTTTILKLTDLESKDSREILHFHYTTWPDFGVPQSPTAFLRFLADVRQSGALDQNVGPPVVHCSAGIGRSGTFCLVDTCLVLIEENGLNSVNVRDVLIEMRRSRMGLIQTPEQLRFSYAAIIEGAKQLPSNNVNVDNEIDTNHYDVVNNISHSSVEEEDEPPPLPPPRGESLTRSMMTDLTSNATTRNDELGGPPDKPLPSEPPIQTETSAVSMPNETTSDGENSLQTSSPPSSPDMKSEIRLRHKEKKERLAAYVREIKRRQKETEEWQKLKRSLFKPLSIGIGAAIVGGGILAICGYLYMRG; via the exons catATACGTAATGAATGCAGCAATTTTACATACACAAGCAATGAATCAAAGAAATCACGGAACAAGAATTTGAACCGTTATAGAGATGTTGCTCCGTACGATCATAGCAGAATTGTCCTCAAGAAGGGGGCATGCGACTATATCAATGCCAACCTTATTCAG GTTGATCGAGCTCACAGACAATATATTCTTACTCAAGGACCATTGGAAAACACAGCTGGTCATTTTTGGTTAATGGTATGGGAGCAAGCCTCTAAAGCAgtgttaatgttaaataaagtaattgaaaagaatCAAGTTAAATGTTATCAGTATTGGCCTCTTAATGATTTATCAGTTGATGTGATGACATTTTCTGATGTTGGTATAAAAGTAGAATATGTCAGCAAAACAGAATCATCGGATTACACAACTACAATATTGAA ATTAACAGATTTGGAATCAAAAGACAGTAGGGAAATACTACATTTTCACTATACTACTTGGCCAGATTTCGGCGTGCCACAGAGTCCAACGGCCTTTCTTCGTTTTTTGGCCGATGTCAGGCAATCAGGAGCATTAGATCAAAATGTTGGGCCACCAGTTGTGCATTGTTCTGCAGGTATTGGAAGATCGGGAACATTTTGCTTAGTCGACACATGCCTTGTTTTG ATAGAAGAAAACGGATTGAATTCTGTAAATGTGAGAGACGTGTTGATTGAAATGAGAAGATCCAGAATGGGTTTAATTCAAACGCCGGAACAATTAAGATTTTCATATGCTGCTATCATCGAAGGAGCAAAACAGTTGCCATCGAATAACGTG AATGTTGATAACGAGATAGACACGAACCATTACGAcgtagttaataatattagccATTCTTCcgtcgaagaagaagacgagcCACCTCCTTTGCCACCTCCACGAGGTGAATCCTTAACACGTAGTATGATGACAGACTTGACTTCAAATGCAACGACAAGGAACG ATGAATTAGGTGGACCTCCTGATAAACCATTGCCCAGTGAGCCGCCTATTCAAACGGAAACATCTGCTGTTTCAATGCCGAATGAAACTACTAGCGACGGTGAAAACTCTTTGCAGACAAGTAGTCCTCCGTCCAGTCCAGATAT GAAAAGCGAAATACGTCTGCGTCacaaagaaaagaaggaaCGTTTGGCAGCATACGTACGGGAGATCAAGCGTCGACAAAAGGAGACAGAAGAATGGCAAAAGCTCAAGAGGTCATTATTTAAGCCCCTTTCAATAGGCATAGGTGCCGCAATTGTTGGTGGGGGTATTCTAGCAATCTGTGGCTACTTGTACATGCGTGGTTAG
- the LOC144471944 gene encoding tyrosine-protein phosphatase non-receptor type 2-like isoform X4 has translation MTSQETRDQGISNVETEYLEINLKAAWPILFQHIRNECSNFTYTSNESKKSRNKNLNRYRDVAPYDHSRIVLKKGACDYINANLIQVDRAHRQYILTQGPLENTAGHFWLMVWEQASKAVLMLNKVIEKNQVKCYQYWPLNDLSVDVMTFSDVGIKVEYVSKTESSDYTTTILKLTDLESKDSREILHFHYTTWPDFGVPQSPTAFLRFLADVRQSGALDQNVGPPVVHCSAGIGRSGTFCLVDTCLVLIEENGLNSVNVRDVLIEMRRSRMGLIQTPEQLRFSYAAIIEGAKQLPSNNVNVDNEIDTNHYDVVNNISHSSVEEEDEPPPLPPPRGESLTRSMMTDLTSNATTRNDELGGPPDKPLPSEPPIQTETSAVSMPNETTSDGENSLQTSSPPSSPDMKSEIRLRHKEKKERLAAYVREIKRRQKETEEWQKLKRSKSDTTETSDTVNEEAEPAI, from the exons catATACGTAATGAATGCAGCAATTTTACATACACAAGCAATGAATCAAAGAAATCACGGAACAAGAATTTGAACCGTTATAGAGATGTTGCTCCGTACGATCATAGCAGAATTGTCCTCAAGAAGGGGGCATGCGACTATATCAATGCCAACCTTATTCAG GTTGATCGAGCTCACAGACAATATATTCTTACTCAAGGACCATTGGAAAACACAGCTGGTCATTTTTGGTTAATGGTATGGGAGCAAGCCTCTAAAGCAgtgttaatgttaaataaagtaattgaaaagaatCAAGTTAAATGTTATCAGTATTGGCCTCTTAATGATTTATCAGTTGATGTGATGACATTTTCTGATGTTGGTATAAAAGTAGAATATGTCAGCAAAACAGAATCATCGGATTACACAACTACAATATTGAA ATTAACAGATTTGGAATCAAAAGACAGTAGGGAAATACTACATTTTCACTATACTACTTGGCCAGATTTCGGCGTGCCACAGAGTCCAACGGCCTTTCTTCGTTTTTTGGCCGATGTCAGGCAATCAGGAGCATTAGATCAAAATGTTGGGCCACCAGTTGTGCATTGTTCTGCAGGTATTGGAAGATCGGGAACATTTTGCTTAGTCGACACATGCCTTGTTTTG ATAGAAGAAAACGGATTGAATTCTGTAAATGTGAGAGACGTGTTGATTGAAATGAGAAGATCCAGAATGGGTTTAATTCAAACGCCGGAACAATTAAGATTTTCATATGCTGCTATCATCGAAGGAGCAAAACAGTTGCCATCGAATAACGTG AATGTTGATAACGAGATAGACACGAACCATTACGAcgtagttaataatattagccATTCTTCcgtcgaagaagaagacgagcCACCTCCTTTGCCACCTCCACGAGGTGAATCCTTAACACGTAGTATGATGACAGACTTGACTTCAAATGCAACGACAAGGAACG ATGAATTAGGTGGACCTCCTGATAAACCATTGCCCAGTGAGCCGCCTATTCAAACGGAAACATCTGCTGTTTCAATGCCGAATGAAACTACTAGCGACGGTGAAAACTCTTTGCAGACAAGTAGTCCTCCGTCCAGTCCAGATAT GAAAAGCGAAATACGTCTGCGTCacaaagaaaagaaggaaCGTTTGGCAGCATACGTACGGGAGATCAAGCGTCGACAAAAGGAGACAGAAGAATGGCAAAAGCTCAAGAG ATCTAAAAGCGATACTACTGAAACCAGCGATACCGTGAACGAGGAGGCCGAGCCTGCGATCTAA
- the LOC144471944 gene encoding tyrosine-protein phosphatase non-receptor type 2-like isoform X3, whose product MTSQETRDQGISNVETEYLEINLKAAWPILFQHIRNECSNFTYTSNESKKSRNKNLNRYRDVAPYDHSRIVLKKGACDYINANLIQVDRAHRQYILTQGPLENTAGHFWLMVWEQASKAVLMLNKVIEKNQVKCYQYWPLNDLSVDVMTFSDVGIKVEYVSKTESSDYTTTILKLTDLESKDSREILHFHYTTWPDFGVPQSPTAFLRFLADVRQSGALDQNVGPPVVHCSAGIGRSGTFCLVDTCLVLIEENGLNSVNVRDVLIEMRRSRMGLIQTPEQLRFSYAAIIEGAKQLPSNNVNVDNEIDTNHYDVVNNISHSSVEEEDEPPPLPPPRGESLTRSMMTDLTSNATTRNGGPPDKPLPSEPPIQTETSAVSMPNETTSDGENSLQTSSPPSSPDMKSEIRLRHKEKKERLAAYVREIKRRQKETEEWQKLKRSLFKPLSIGIGAAIVGGGILAICGYLYMRG is encoded by the exons catATACGTAATGAATGCAGCAATTTTACATACACAAGCAATGAATCAAAGAAATCACGGAACAAGAATTTGAACCGTTATAGAGATGTTGCTCCGTACGATCATAGCAGAATTGTCCTCAAGAAGGGGGCATGCGACTATATCAATGCCAACCTTATTCAG GTTGATCGAGCTCACAGACAATATATTCTTACTCAAGGACCATTGGAAAACACAGCTGGTCATTTTTGGTTAATGGTATGGGAGCAAGCCTCTAAAGCAgtgttaatgttaaataaagtaattgaaaagaatCAAGTTAAATGTTATCAGTATTGGCCTCTTAATGATTTATCAGTTGATGTGATGACATTTTCTGATGTTGGTATAAAAGTAGAATATGTCAGCAAAACAGAATCATCGGATTACACAACTACAATATTGAA ATTAACAGATTTGGAATCAAAAGACAGTAGGGAAATACTACATTTTCACTATACTACTTGGCCAGATTTCGGCGTGCCACAGAGTCCAACGGCCTTTCTTCGTTTTTTGGCCGATGTCAGGCAATCAGGAGCATTAGATCAAAATGTTGGGCCACCAGTTGTGCATTGTTCTGCAGGTATTGGAAGATCGGGAACATTTTGCTTAGTCGACACATGCCTTGTTTTG ATAGAAGAAAACGGATTGAATTCTGTAAATGTGAGAGACGTGTTGATTGAAATGAGAAGATCCAGAATGGGTTTAATTCAAACGCCGGAACAATTAAGATTTTCATATGCTGCTATCATCGAAGGAGCAAAACAGTTGCCATCGAATAACGTG AATGTTGATAACGAGATAGACACGAACCATTACGAcgtagttaataatattagccATTCTTCcgtcgaagaagaagacgagcCACCTCCTTTGCCACCTCCACGAGGTGAATCCTTAACACGTAGTATGATGACAGACTTGACTTCAAATGCAACGACAAGGAACG GTGGACCTCCTGATAAACCATTGCCCAGTGAGCCGCCTATTCAAACGGAAACATCTGCTGTTTCAATGCCGAATGAAACTACTAGCGACGGTGAAAACTCTTTGCAGACAAGTAGTCCTCCGTCCAGTCCAGATAT GAAAAGCGAAATACGTCTGCGTCacaaagaaaagaaggaaCGTTTGGCAGCATACGTACGGGAGATCAAGCGTCGACAAAAGGAGACAGAAGAATGGCAAAAGCTCAAGAGGTCATTATTTAAGCCCCTTTCAATAGGCATAGGTGCCGCAATTGTTGGTGGGGGTATTCTAGCAATCTGTGGCTACTTGTACATGCGTGGTTAG